The nucleotide window AGGCACTCCAGTTTAACTATTTTGGTAACTAATCACAAGTCAGTTGCAATACATAACATTCTGAGGATAAATGAATACCATGACTGGAGAGTGTCTTTCAGGCAGCTGGCTGTTTTATAAAAAACCCTGCTGGAAATAAGTGCTTATGCAAAACTGACCAGAGGGCAATACTGTTAAACCACAGTGTTAACAGCCATTACAATACAAGACACCCAGAATCAGGGAGAGAATGACAGCAGCGAAGGGTCTTGAGGCCCTGGCCTCCACTTTGGCCACACAGCAGAGGCTTTCCTGATTCTGTCCTTTCACTGAGCCTTAGCTCTGCCCTCTAGAGACAAAAGGAACATTCCAGATTAAGGTCAAGTCTTGCCAGGGACAGAAAGTGCCTGACTGGGAATGGTGGTGCTTGTGACACAAAGTGACATGGCCAAGAAGTGTGGGAATTAAACTCACTCCCCAGCCTCCACCACCGCTCCCCAAAACTGCCTGGTAAGCTTCCTCTCTGAAGCAGGATTGATAATTTAGtcaaataactaataaaataatgaaaaatatatatattagccaTTGTCCTACTATCACcccttttgttttgcttttacttcttATAACTATCTTGCTTCAAATTCAAACTAGAGCTCTGGGGAGGAAGTCCTGGGGAAAAAGATTTCAGATACCAAAACCCGTAGGTCCCATACCAGCCCAGCAAACCAAAGAGGGTACCAAATACTTTCTGGGACAAGTTGTGGAAGTAAACGGCCGTGCACAGAAACATCCACACCCAGATGAAGGTCAGGAAGCCCAGGGCCACCACCAGGGTGGTGATGGCAGTGTGGAGACAGTGGCTTCGGTCCATCTTCAGTTCATGCAGCACGGCCATCTCCTCCACAATCATAAGGGCGCAGAAGGTCAGCAGGAAGGAGTGGCCTGAGATGTCAAAGCCATGCCAAAAGCCTCCTTCCCCGTGGCATTGCTGCTTACTCTGGTGCTCCTTTCTGACCCCTTCCAGGGTTGGTGACTGGTAGCAGCTGCCCGTGTAGTCTTCGATGTTGGAGAAGATGGCTGTGCAGACATACCAGATAGCCGTGCCCACCAGCAGGGTACTCAGCCGCCGCAGGACCAGGCCAGCCCTGCCTGTCAGGTGGTAGTTGGTGAGGGCAATGAAAGGCAGGAGGAGACAGAAGGTCCAGGCCCAGGCCAGTTTGACAAAATATCTGGCAGGAGAGGAAAGTGGAAGTGAAGAGAGGGGACACGGTAGAGAGGAAACTATGTCATGACTCGGGTCTCTAGAGTCTCAAGGGAGGGGAAATAAGAAAAGCTGATAAAAACTACAGATAACAACTTCACTTACTAAGTTTCAAATATAATAACTCCTTACTCCTTAAACAGCTCTGCGAGGTAGGTACTGTTATgatactcattttacagataagaaagctGAGGTACAGAAGTATCATACCCAAAGTAGAGATCATAAGCGGTGGAGCTAGGATTGGATTCCAGGGCTTGTGATCTTAATCTGTGATCCAGGCCCTGGGATGGTGGACACACAGGATATTCATGGCTACCCTGAGAAGAAGGTCTCATTTGCCACCATTTTCTAGAGAAGGTGAGGGTCAGGAAAGTTCAGTAATTTTGCCCAGGGTCACAATCACACCACCAGCAAGCCCGGAGTAAATCAAGGTTTGGCCAGCCCCAAAGCCCGTGATTTTTCTACTTGTGGCTCTTTCTTACATGGCAGCAATGATCTCAGAACAGAGCTTGAGTTCAAGCTAGAAGACCGggttcggggcacctgggtggctcagcggttgaatgtctgcctttggctcagggcaagatcccgcagtcctggaatcgagtcccgcatcaggctccctgcagggagtctgcttcttcctctgcctgtgtctctgcctctctctctgtgtctctcatgaataaataaataaaatctttctaaaaaaatttttttaaaaaaagactgggTTCAAGTCTTGGCTCTGACTCAACTTGCTCTGATGACTTTCTCCAGGCTTCAGTGTTCCTAGCTGTAAAATAGAGCTAAGGAgacccagtgattttttttaaaaaaatccctcccacagggggatccctgggtggcgcatcggtttggcacctgcctttggcccagggagtgatcctggagacccgggatcgaatcccacgtcaggctcccagtgcatggagcctgcttctccctctgcctgtgtctctgcctctctctctctgtgtgactatcataaataataaaaaataaaaataaagacaaaatcccTCCCACAGCCAATGGTTCAGTGGTTCCCTCCAATCAGCACAGAGGCTTGGAACAAAATGTCAGAATCCATGGCTACCCACAAACAGGGACTTGTCTGCCAGGCCACTGGGTCCCCAGCTCACCCGGAGCCAGATGAAGTGGCAGCTGCCTGTCTGCCTCCCCTTGCTCATCAGAAGTGGCTGACCTGGGGACCAGCCACGGAAAACACACGGGAGGGAGACTTGGGGCTACAACCacactcatcatcatcatctattcTTAGTGCAGCCACGGGGGGtgggtgaggagggaagggggagtcAAGGACAGGACGACTTTTTCCTGGGTTCCAATCGCCGCTCGGACACCACTCCAGAGCCTGTCACTCACATCTTCCCTGGGGCTGATGATATATGCAAGGACCTTGCCAGAGCCAGACCTGCCAGGCACTTGACAAAACTGCTGGGGAGAGAAACCAGGGTTTTGAGTAGATGAAGCAAAGCTGGGCTGCCTTTTGGGAGACGCTGTAAGTCTGCCGTTCTAAGGAGGAATCTAAGCTCCCTTCAAGGCAGTTTTATAACTTCACTAATGCAACACTGTTTTTGTGCAAAACTCTTGAAAGCCAccagttagagagagagagagagagagagcgtgagtgggTGGAGTTAGGATGTCTCAAAGAGCCCAGCTGGTTGCTTTCCTGGGCTACTGCCATGGACTTTGGGCGGCTGAGAAGGTCCAAGGAGATGCAGGGTCATGCAGGGTAAAGGTCGGAGGCCGGAGGGTGCCCCTCCTCCGGGACTTCGCAGGCCGGGCCGGGTcgccagggctgggggccaggagaAGGCAGGTCCTTGCCTGGGTGGTGATGGATACGGTcacaggcggggtgggggggggaggggaggagggggaggcctgACACCCCCAACAGGTCCCGGCCGCCTCCGATTCCAAGGGGAGGCTCCCCCGACGCCCACCGCACCCcgtcccccaacacacacacggCCCCGCCCGTCGCTCCCCGCCCGGGCGTGCAACCCCAGCTGCGGGGGACGCCAGCCGCTCGCGGGTCCCTGCGGTCGCCACGCGCCTGCTCCCCGGCCCACGGCTCGGGCGTCGGGGCCGCTAAAGCCCGGCTCTGCGgaccggggcggcggcggcggcggggccggggctcacTTACACGTTGAGAACGTTGCGCTTGTTGCTGAGGTAGCTCTCGGGCAGCGGGGAGAGCTCCTTGAGGACGGAGCCCGCCAGCATGGAGAACGCCAGCGCCCAGGGCAGGTAGCGCCGCACGGCCGCTCGCACCAGCGTCCCCCGCAGGAGCCTCGCGCAGCGCTCCAGGTGCTCCATGCCGGACCTCGTCGGCCACCGTCTAGCGCTTCGCCCCGAAGCCGCGGCCTCCCCCCGGCGCATGCGCGTCGCCCgcgagccccgccccccgaggagcGCTCGCGCTCCCCCTCCCGGCCACCGGCCGCCTCTGCAGCGCGTCCGGTTCCGAACCCCGcggccctcccttctcccttcgcCCAGCGCGGTCGCCAGGCGGCAGGCAGGCGCGGAGTcttgccctggggctgggggaaaaaaagctccAGGGAGTATTTGCTGGAGATGGGGAAGAAGAACTGCAGCACTGTAGGAGTTAGAGCAGTGGTCACGGCATCGGCATCGGTTAGTCTCGGAAGCTGGGAGACACCTGCTCCATCtgtgcctcggttttctcatctgtagaatggggagaCAGGAGGAGTTCAGCACTTCCCGAGAGTTACTCCAGAAGCCCAGGTCATTACGGTGACCCAGGTATAGGGAAatgagatttacttttttttttttttaatagaagtgcGTAAAACAAACCCAATTTAAATGTTAcgttattaaattttaagaaacatttatttttttaaaatttttatttatttatgatagtcagagagagagagagagaggcagagacacaggcagagggagaagcaggctccatgcaccgggagcctgacgtgggattcgatcccgggtctccaggatcgcgccctgggccaaaggcaggcgccaaaccgctgcgccacccagggatcccgaaacatttattttttaaaggattttatttatttattcatgaaaaacacacacagagaggcagagacataggcagagggagaagcaggctccccaccaaacagggatgcaggactgaatcccaggaccccgggatcattatctgagccaaaggcagaccctcaaggGCTCAAGGGCtgaaccacgcaggtgcccttTGTAGAAACTTTTGAGACAACTATTGTATTGAGTGAAAATGCTGGACTCTGGGGGTAAAGATTAGATGAGGGTGTCAGTGCCTCAGTCACTCAGTTTATCACAGAGCTAAGCTCTCACCCCCATCATGGCTGGATACTTGACTCAGGGTTTCCCAAACTTCAGGCTCCCTCCCCCATTGTATCAGTCT belongs to Canis lupus familiaris isolate Mischka breed German Shepherd chromosome 24, alternate assembly UU_Cfam_GSD_1.0, whole genome shotgun sequence and includes:
- the FITM2 gene encoding fat storage-inducing transmembrane protein 2 is translated as MEHLERCARLLRGTLVRAAVRRYLPWALAFSMLAGSVLKELSPLPESYLSNKRNVLNVYFVKLAWAWTFCLLLPFIALTNYHLTGRAGLVLRRLSTLLVGTAIWYVCTAIFSNIEDYTGSCYQSPTLEGVRKEHQSKQQCHGEGGFWHGFDISGHSFLLTFCALMIVEEMAVLHELKMDRSHCLHTAITTLVVALGFLTFIWVWMFLCTAVYFHNLSQKVFGTLFGLLGWYGTYGFWYLKSFSPGLPPQSSSLNLKQDSYKK